One Streptomyces sp. NBC_01217 genomic region harbors:
- a CDS encoding trypsin-like serine peptidase — protein sequence MRLIRPVLTARQGSARRTRSSALAVASVTAVLALTATACGPGEDNASDKPTSSAGQSSDGKITIPDDLKDRLKEHGIDLDQWKDGEWKNWDRDKWLREAKDFVNPIIEGLWDPDRMRDADKSPEKPVDNDISGDAGVTDPTPVPVRAAGVRTPYHANAAESGKLLFDSPEGSMVCSATVVKDPAHPGKSNLVWTAGHCVHAGKKGGWYRNIAFVPSYNNGGLSTAELQKATKQEIAPYGVWWGQWAQTSEQWISQGSSVGGLGAPYDFAVLRVTPEKGSTGKSLEETVGSALPVEFDAPAVPKIAAMTATGFPAAPPYDGQKAFQCTDRPGRLSLTAQDATMYRIGCTMTGGASGGGWVAAGRDGKPALVSNTSIGPVTAGWLAGPRLGKEAEGIYESVSKKYAGQ from the coding sequence ATGCGACTCATTCGACCAGTTCTCACCGCACGTCAGGGGAGCGCACGTCGCACGCGTTCCTCGGCGCTCGCCGTGGCCTCGGTCACCGCGGTCCTCGCGCTCACCGCCACTGCCTGCGGTCCGGGCGAGGACAACGCGAGTGACAAGCCGACGAGTTCCGCGGGCCAGTCCTCGGACGGCAAGATCACCATTCCGGACGATCTGAAGGACCGGCTCAAGGAACACGGGATCGACCTCGACCAGTGGAAGGACGGCGAGTGGAAGAACTGGGACAGGGACAAGTGGCTGCGCGAGGCCAAGGACTTCGTCAACCCGATCATCGAGGGCCTCTGGGACCCGGACCGGATGCGGGATGCCGACAAGTCGCCGGAGAAGCCGGTCGACAATGACATCTCGGGCGATGCGGGCGTGACGGACCCGACGCCGGTGCCCGTGCGGGCCGCCGGTGTCCGGACGCCGTACCACGCCAACGCCGCGGAGTCCGGGAAGCTGCTCTTCGACAGCCCCGAGGGCTCCATGGTCTGCTCCGCGACCGTGGTGAAGGACCCGGCGCACCCCGGAAAGTCCAACCTGGTGTGGACCGCCGGACACTGTGTGCACGCGGGCAAGAAGGGCGGCTGGTACCGCAACATCGCCTTCGTGCCGTCGTACAACAACGGCGGCCTGTCGACGGCCGAGCTGCAGAAGGCGACCAAGCAGGAGATCGCCCCCTACGGCGTGTGGTGGGGCCAGTGGGCCCAGACGTCCGAACAGTGGATCTCGCAGGGGTCCTCGGTCGGCGGGCTTGGCGCCCCGTACGACTTCGCGGTGCTGCGCGTCACGCCGGAGAAGGGTTCGACGGGCAAGTCCCTGGAGGAGACGGTCGGCTCCGCGCTGCCCGTCGAGTTCGACGCCCCGGCCGTGCCGAAGATCGCCGCCATGACGGCCACCGGCTTCCCGGCCGCTCCGCCGTACGACGGGCAGAAGGCGTTCCAGTGCACGGACAGGCCCGGCCGGCTCTCGCTGACCGCGCAGGATGCCACGATGTACCGCATCGGCTGCACCATGACGGGCGGTGCCTCCGGCGGTGGCTGGGTCGCGGCGGGCCGGGACGGCAAGCCCGCGCTGGTCTCGAACACCTCCATCGGCCCGGTGACGGCCGGCTGGCTGGCCGGGCCGCGCCTGGGCAAGGAGGCCGAGGGCATCTACGAGTCGGTCAG
- a CDS encoding diaminobutyrate--2-oxoglutarate transaminase family protein, producing MAVTESAPVAAPTVHEGILRRQSLRESAARTYARSLPIVPVRARGMTIEGADGRRYLDCLSGAGTLALGHNHPVVLEAIKKVIDSGAPLQVLDLATPVKDAFTTELFATLPRQFADNARIQFCGPAGTDAVEAAFKLVRAATGRGGLLAFTGAYHGMSAGALAASGGAEDVRVTRLPFPQNYRCPFGIGGERGAEIAARWTENLLDDPKGGAPAPAGMILEPVQGEGGVNPAPDTWMRRMREITRSRSIPLIADEVQTGVGRTGAFWAVEHSGIVPDVMVLSKAIGGSLPLAVIVYRSELDTWQPGAHAGTFRGNQLAMAAGTATLSFVRENRLAERAATLGARMVARLQALATDHPSIGDVRGRGLMIGVELVDPEAAPSGDSPEPPPAPVLAAAVQQECLRRGLIVELGGRHSTVVRLLPPLTLTDEQATAVVDRLADALAAAERLPLPHRRTTTGSIR from the coding sequence GTGGCCGTGACCGAATCAGCTCCGGTGGCAGCACCGACGGTGCACGAGGGGATCCTGCGCCGCCAGTCGCTGCGCGAATCCGCCGCTCGTACCTACGCGCGTTCACTGCCGATCGTGCCGGTACGGGCCCGTGGGATGACCATCGAGGGCGCGGACGGGCGGCGATATCTCGACTGTCTCTCCGGGGCGGGCACACTGGCGCTCGGGCACAACCATCCGGTGGTGCTGGAGGCGATCAAGAAGGTGATCGACTCGGGCGCACCGCTGCAAGTGCTCGACCTCGCCACCCCGGTCAAGGACGCCTTCACCACGGAGCTGTTCGCCACCCTGCCGCGGCAGTTCGCCGACAACGCCCGGATCCAGTTCTGCGGACCCGCCGGTACGGACGCCGTCGAGGCGGCGTTCAAGCTGGTCCGCGCCGCGACCGGCCGCGGCGGACTCCTCGCCTTCACCGGCGCCTACCACGGGATGTCGGCCGGAGCCCTGGCCGCCTCGGGCGGTGCCGAGGACGTACGCGTGACACGGCTGCCCTTCCCGCAGAACTACCGCTGCCCCTTCGGTATCGGCGGTGAGCGCGGCGCGGAGATCGCCGCGCGGTGGACCGAGAACCTCCTGGACGATCCCAAGGGAGGCGCCCCCGCGCCGGCCGGGATGATCCTCGAACCGGTACAGGGGGAGGGCGGTGTGAACCCCGCCCCCGACACCTGGATGCGCCGGATGCGAGAGATCACCCGGAGCCGGTCCATCCCCCTGATCGCCGACGAGGTGCAGACGGGCGTCGGCCGCACCGGTGCCTTCTGGGCCGTCGAGCACAGCGGGATCGTGCCCGATGTGATGGTGCTCTCCAAGGCCATCGGCGGCTCCCTCCCGCTCGCGGTGATCGTCTACCGCTCCGAACTCGACACCTGGCAGCCGGGCGCCCACGCGGGTACCTTCCGGGGCAACCAGCTCGCGATGGCGGCCGGCACGGCCACCCTTTCCTTCGTACGGGAGAACCGCCTCGCCGAGCGCGCCGCCACCCTGGGCGCCCGCATGGTCGCGCGGCTCCAGGCGCTGGCCACGGACCACCCGTCCATCGGAGACGTTCGCGGACGGGGCCTGATGATCGGGGTGGAACTCGTCGATCCCGAAGCCGCCCCGAGCGGCGACAGCCCCGAGCCACCGCCCGCCCCGGTCCTCGCCGCCGCCGTCCAGCAGGAATGCCTGCGCCGCGGACTCATCGTCGAACTGGGCGGACGCCACTCCACCGTCGTACGCCTCCTCCCGCCCCTCACCCTCACCGACGAACAGGCAACAGCGGTCGTGGACCGCCTCGCCGATGCCCTGGCAGCGGCCGAACGCCTGCCGCT